A genomic window from Nicotiana sylvestris chromosome 11, ASM39365v2, whole genome shotgun sequence includes:
- the LOC138881377 gene encoding uncharacterized protein, with translation MAPFKALYGRRCRSLIGWFETEEAELIGPDPVHQVMEKFKIIKEQLKTVQSRQKSYSDVRRRDLEFKEDDWVFLKVSPMKGIMQFVFHISILKKVVGDPSLIVPVETIEVNEELTYEEIPVATLDRHVQKLRNKEIASVKVLWQNQQFEETTWEAEEEMKKTYPHLFE, from the exons atggcaccattcaaggctttatatggtaggagatgtagatctctTATTGGGTGGTTCGAGACTGAGGAAGCAGAATTGATAGGTCCAGACCCCGTGCATCAGGTTATGGAAAAGTTTAAGATCATTAAGGAGCAGCTAAAAACTgttcagagtcgtcagaagtcctATTCGGACGTTCGtcgtagagatttggagttcaaagaagatgattgggtattcttgaaggtttcccccatgaagggtataaTGCAGTTTG TATTTCATATATCTATATTAAAGAAGGTAGTTGGTGATCCGTCGCTTATTGTGCCAGTtgagactattgaggttaatgaagaactgacctatgaagaaattccagttgccactCTTGATAGGCACGTTCAAAaactaagaaataaagaaattgcaTCTGTAAAAGTACTTTGGCAAAACCAACAGTTTGAAGAGACCACATGGGAGGctgaggaagaaatgaagaagacgTACCCTCATTTATTTGAATAG